The genomic stretch GCATTTTTAAAGAATTGTATTCCGATAAAATGTTATTTTGCAATAACTCTAAAAGTTCAGGCAACTGGAATATTTTACCAGTTTCGTTCCTTAGCGAAGTTGGATTCGGGATAGTTGAGTTAAACTCAGTTTGATTGATATTAATCCCAATACCCACAATAGAGGCTGCCATTTTATTTTTCTGAATAATATTTTCAATAAGAATACCTGCAATCTTATTATTTTTCACATAAATATCGTTAGGCCATTTAATAAAAGATTCATCACAAAAGAGGCTTACTGTTTTACAAACAGCCGAAGCGATAGCTTTAGACAATAAAAATTGATGCTCAAGTTGCAAAAATTCAGGATATAAAATAATAGAAAAAGTTAGATTCTCATTTGCATTGCTATACCAAACTTTTTTTCCTTGTCCCCTTCCTTGAGTTTGATTCAAAACCCAAACAATAGTTCCTTCGGCAAGTTTCTGCTGTTTTACAAGACTCATTGCCTCGGTATTAGACGATGCAGCTTCTTCAATTTTTATTATGCTTGGTTGTAACATTTAAATTCAATATAAAATGTGCTTCCTTTATTAACTTCAGATCTAAAGTAAATATTTCCTTTCATGGCTTCAACCATATTTTTCACCAAACTCAACCCCATTCCCATGCCTGACGATTTAGTTGTAAAACTAGGTTTAAATACATTATCGGCAATATCGGGTGCTATGCCAATACCATTATCGCTTACACTCAAAATAATCTTATTTGATTGAGCTTCGATGTTTATATAAATATTTTTTTCTCTATCGATAGGAATCGCTTGCAGGGCATTTGTTACCAAATTAGTAATAATGCGTTTTAAATAATCCTTATCGCCTTCGATAAAGCAATCATGCATATTAGAATTTACTTTTACTTCGTATTCATGAGTTTTAAACAAAAGGGCTATATTTTTTACAACTTCAACAAGATTAATCATTTCAAATTGAGGTCGGGGCAAATTGGCAAAAGCAGAAAACGCCGAAGCAATCGACGATAAACTTTCAATTTGTTCTAATAAACTATTCATTGTATTTTGAAGTAATTCATCGGGCAAATGACCATTTTCTTTTTTTAATTTTTGTAAATATTGAATATTGAGTTTCATGGGCGTTAACGGATTTTTTATTTCGTGGGCAATCTGTTTGGCAATATCTCGCCAAGTAGATTCTCGTTCGCTTAATAACAATTTTTGCGTACTTATTGATAACTCTTCTAATATGCGATTATATTCATTAATGAGCGGTGCTATTTCGTCTTTTTCAGTATAAATAATGGGTTTAATTTTTTGATTGGGTTTAATTTTTTTAAAATATTCGTGTAAAACAGTTAATGGACGCAATATACCATTGGCTATTAATAAAATAATACCAAAAGCAATTGCAATAAATAATATGTATATATTTATAAGATTGATAAACACTTGAGTTATTTCTTGCATATTTTTTTCTTTTTCTGTAAAATAAGGTAATTGAAGTATAGCTTGCAATTTACCATTCGAATACAATGCTGTATAAGAAGCCAAATATTCCAAGCTCCCAATTTTTTCTATGTCAATAAACGTTTCTTTATGTTCTTTAACAATTTCTGCTAATGCTTCGGCATCGATAAGTTTACTTTTTAAACCTTTTTCGAACAATGCAGGTCGAGAAGATGCAATTAAATAACCCTTGGCGTCGTATAAATTAATGTCTGCAAAAAATATATTTGATAACGTAACTAACTGCCGACTTAACTCTTCGATTGGTTTTTGGTAAATATTTTTGAACGAACCTAAATACTCATTTAATGCATTTACAATAATTTTTTGCTTATGTTTTAATGCCTCATAATTCTTTTGATTATATTGATTATTGAAATAGATCAAGGTATAAAAACCGATGATTAAATACGAAAAAACTAAAATTAACAAAAAACTACGAATATATTTAAACCTAAATCCATAAAGCAATTGTTGTCGCTTTTTTAAATAATAAATAATACCATATGGAATAAAAAACAACAAAATAAAAATATTAAACACATAAATAATCGACCATAGGTATTGGCTCCATTTAACCACCGGAGCACTTACCACAATTCGGATTTTTTTATTGGGTGCATAAATAAAATGTTCAAAATTATCTTTATTAATAAGTATAAAAGATCCATTTTTAATATTTGGATAAATGTAATTATAAGGATATTGAAAATCGCCATTTTGCTGTATTAGTCGATTCGTTTTATATTTGGCATAATGTGCCCATTGTTTGCTCAGCGATTTATAAGTTTTTAAATCTACAAGCAAATCTGGGTATCCTGGTGTACTCGGTAAAAGTTTACGATATAATTCGAGAAAAATTTTTTTTTCGCCCGAATCAGGTATCATATTTAAATTGTAAGAAAATACACCTAAATAGCTTACATCGCCATATTCATTATCAATCGAATAAAAATAATGACTATCGAAACGACTACCACGTGAATTTATTTGTTTATTAAAAAAGTCAAAACAACGACAATATTCATTCGAAGGCATCAAGCGTAGGTTATCGTATGTATTGCATATCGTTACTTGTAAATCGTATTTATTCCAAAAACCGTTAAAATAATTGTCTTTTAGATATTGATAAATTTCGTATCGATTATCGTATGCTTTTTGAAGTAAACTTTTTATAATTTTATCTTCTGCTAGCTTCTTCTCCATATCCATTAGTAACATCTGAGCCAAATAGTCTTTCTCGTTCGATAAAGAAAAAGCAACAACTTGTTGTAAATTTATCCGTTTTTGATGATTTAAATGAAACGAGTATAAAACAATAAAAAAAGAAAATAAAAAAGCACTTATCAAAATAAAAGCAATTTGGGGTAAACGCCTATTAACAAAGAACCATATTATCAATAAATATAAAGCAACTATCAAAACAGAAAAATGTCCTAATTGCAATACATAAAGTATTAAAGGTAAGACAAATAAAAATAATCCTATAAAAAAAAATTTATAACGCTTTTGTTGTGTCTTATACAAATACTTAAAAATAAAGTATAACACGCTTGCAATAATCCATGCCCACATTCCAATAATTAAATATGCTAATAACGAAAGCTGTAAAAACGTATCGATATTAAATAAATCGAACGAAAGATTACTTTGCCAAATTAACTTATTCCATAAAATTATCCAATATAAAAACAAAGCAGAAGCTAATAATAATAAGCTATAAATATAAAAACGACTTGTAAATATTTTTCTTTTAAACCACAATAAAAACCATTCAATAAATAATAATAGCCACCAAGTATTAAAAAAAGCATCGCCTAAAAAATTAAATGGAAATTTATAAGCAAATATTTCAGCATTAAATAAAGGCAATGAATACAAAGACTCAGGATTTTGTTTTAACATCATTCCCAATCTTAATATTAAAAGCCCAACCAATACAAAAAACACCGAAATTAAATGTTTTTTATAAATTAAAGTAATGTGCACCAAAATATATAACAAACAAAGAACAAATAAAAACAAATAAGGTCTTAGCGTTAACGACAATGATGTTTGTGGCTCTATCGAAAATAAAAAATTTTGCTGAGCATCGGTTATATAAAAAGCTGCAGTCTGCGGTAATGTTGAAAAATGGTAATCGTATGTTAAATCAAAACCTTGATAATAAAAGTTTTTAAGATAGTTATTTTCAAAAGGATATTCTTTTTTAATAGGGATAAAAGCTACAAAAGCAATATTGTTTATTTTTTTTACAAGTAAATAAACCCATGTATTATTAATAAAATAAACAGTAGAATTTGTATATTTTGAAGTATTTAACGATAATGGCAAAAAATCGCCTCTCGACCAAAAAATAGCACTATCGTTTTTATAACAACAAAAATATATATCTTGACGTTGGGTATAATTTAATAAATATTGCTCGTTTTGTTTTGAATATAGGCCTTTAACACCCCACTTAAAATAAATGTCACTTTCTTTTGATAACAATTCTTTGGCCTTAGCTTCCTTAGCAATAAGGCTATTTCTAATAGTAACAACATCGTCATTATAATCTTCAACATTCCCAACATCGGTAATAATAAAAACCGATAAGGCAAATATAAGGATCCAAATAATTAAAAATAAAAAAGATTTATTTTTAAAAGTCTTCAAACTCTATAAATTTATGTACGAAAGTACAAAATAAAAGACAATTGAAAAATATGTATTAAAGCATTATTATTTTAATTTTTTCTCAAAAATAAAATTAGCATACGATTTATCTAATAACGTCATGGTGTATGAATTTATAAGCACAAAGCCATATTTATTCAAAACAGAAAAAATATCAATTTCATCTTTAACTACCGTTACAGTTCCATCAGCATTATTAACCGTTATGGTGCCTCCTTTACCATTTTCAATAATTCCTTTTAAGGAATGATTTATGTTCGTTCCAAAATCGATAGATAATTTTGAATCTAAGTTGTTAGGTTTTACACTATAAGTTACTCTAACAATACAATACTCTGCCTTTTCCTGAGAAAAAGAAACAATAGACGCAAATAAAAGTAGTAAGAATAAAATTAATACTTTTCTCATATTTAATATTTTAAAATTTTGAACTAATACCAAATGCAACCAACGGACCACCTCCTAAGCCTAGTTCAGCATTTAAACCAAAATTTTCAGAAAAGAAATAACGACCTCCAATAGCTGTTCTAAAAGCAATTGGAAAAATATTAAAATTAATTTGTTCGTCGTTATAATTAGGATCGTTG from Bacteroidales bacterium encodes the following:
- a CDS encoding GHKL domain-containing protein gives rise to the protein MKTFKNKSFLFLIIWILIFALSVFIITDVGNVEDYNDDVVTIRNSLIAKEAKAKELLSKESDIYFKWGVKGLYSKQNEQYLLNYTQRQDIYFCCYKNDSAIFWSRGDFLPLSLNTSKYTNSTVYFINNTWVYLLVKKINNIAFVAFIPIKKEYPFENNYLKNFYYQGFDLTYDYHFSTLPQTAAFYITDAQQNFLFSIEPQTSLSLTLRPYLFLFVLCLLYILVHITLIYKKHLISVFFVLVGLLILRLGMMLKQNPESLYSLPLFNAEIFAYKFPFNFLGDAFFNTWWLLLFIEWFLLWFKRKIFTSRFYIYSLLLLASALFLYWIILWNKLIWQSNLSFDLFNIDTFLQLSLLAYLIIGMWAWIIASVLYFIFKYLYKTQQKRYKFFFIGLFLFVLPLILYVLQLGHFSVLIVALYLLIIWFFVNRRLPQIAFILISAFLFSFFIVLYSFHLNHQKRINLQQVVAFSLSNEKDYLAQMLLMDMEKKLAEDKIIKSLLQKAYDNRYEIYQYLKDNYFNGFWNKYDLQVTICNTYDNLRLMPSNEYCRCFDFFNKQINSRGSRFDSHYFYSIDNEYGDVSYLGVFSYNLNMIPDSGEKKIFLELYRKLLPSTPGYPDLLVDLKTYKSLSKQWAHYAKYKTNRLIQQNGDFQYPYNYIYPNIKNGSFILINKDNFEHFIYAPNKKIRIVVSAPVVKWSQYLWSIIYVFNIFILLFFIPYGIIYYLKKRQQLLYGFRFKYIRSFLLILVFSYLIIGFYTLIYFNNQYNQKNYEALKHKQKIIVNALNEYLGSFKNIYQKPIEELSRQLVTLSNIFFADINLYDAKGYLIASSRPALFEKGLKSKLIDAEALAEIVKEHKETFIDIEKIGSLEYLASYTALYSNGKLQAILQLPYFTEKEKNMQEITQVFINLINIYILFIAIAFGIILLIANGILRPLTVLHEYFKKIKPNQKIKPIIYTEKDEIAPLINEYNRILEELSISTQKLLLSERESTWRDIAKQIAHEIKNPLTPMKLNIQYLQKLKKENGHLPDELLQNTMNSLLEQIESLSSIASAFSAFANLPRPQFEMINLVEVVKNIALLFKTHEYEVKVNSNMHDCFIEGDKDYLKRIITNLVTNALQAIPIDREKNIYINIEAQSNKIILSVSDNGIGIAPDIADNVFKPSFTTKSSGMGMGLSLVKNMVEAMKGNIYFRSEVNKGSTFYIEFKCYNQA
- a CDS encoding biotin--[acetyl-CoA-carboxylase] ligase, which codes for MLQPSIIKIEEAASSNTEAMSLVKQQKLAEGTIVWVLNQTQGRGQGKKVWYSNANENLTFSIILYPEFLQLEHQFLLSKAIASAVCKTVSLFCDESFIKWPNDIYVKNNKIAGILIENIIQKNKMAASIVGIGININQTEFNSTIPNPTSLRNETGKIFQLPELLELLQNNILSEYNSLKMHRFTSIYEYYDSKLYMKNKLISAKINNNRVQIRVKEVDQEGYLHALINDKEHLFAVGEIELLIGS